The genomic window ATCTAGCATGTTCTTGAAGAAAATCTCAAAGAAATGCAAAAACTCTTTGAGGTTGGCATCATTTCCACCTTGAGACCGGAAGAGTAGGATGAGGCCACTGCCCCCCTTGGCGTTACTATCAACTACACTCAAACTGAATCTCAAAATAGGCGTGATGGATGAAGGACTTCGCTGGAGTTTCTCTGCAACGATAAGATCAGTGACTTGCgtctcaagattgagatcgttACCGGTGAACTGGTACCTTGGAGGGTGGTCACATGATCTGTCTTTAGTTAGGAGGGCTTCCCCGGAGGTAGCCAATGAGTGGCTATCTTTGTTAGGTATTGGCATGACCTGTTTCTTAAGATCAGTGCCATCATCTGTTGGAGCTGTATCCATCAGATTTTCTGATGTTAATCTTGGATTGCTTCTTCCATCTTTGGAGGCGGCTATTTCTGTGTTTGATTGCTcagtttctgtttttgtttggttgctgTCTTGGGATTTTACCTGACGTCTTGCTTTGCGTCTCCCGAGCCACACAGGATAATAAACTACACACTCAAGCCACTCTTTCTCCGAGTCCCACATCTTTTTGTCTTCAGAGGTTTCTTGTAGTGATGTTGCTTCTTGGAAAGCCTCCTCTGCAAGATCTACCTTGCAGCGTTTACGTGGCTGTGCATCTTCACATTCAGAAACAGATGCTTGGACAGTGCCCTCAAGAGGCGAGTCAGAGCCAACTGTGTGTTCTTTACCGCTACTCTCTATAGGTTTCTTGGGAGTTTCCACAGCCTCCTCGCTCAGCAACCAACGACACTCAAATTTCAAGACCCTTTTCAGCAGATGGAAAGCGAGTTGTTTCACTGCACCACGCCACATAACTACTTTATCAGTTCGCAGGTCAGAAAGGAACATAGATGGTAGATGGGTGACTTTAGGACTGATTTCAAACCTGAAGTTGTCTGTTGCCGACTCGGTACTAATCTCCGAGGGGCATTTAGTCAACGATGAGGTTTTGGATGCGGAGGCACCGAACAACAAGAGTAGACCCCAGTTCTCATCATTCAAACTTTTCCCTTGCGCATAAGCCAGACGACAAAGAGTAGCAGAACGTGTGAACTCTGTTGATATCCTCTCCAATGTCTTCTCATTGACGTTTAGAGAAACATTATGCCACAACTCAAATGGATCTCTGATATTAACTGACCCTATCTTAAAGGATCTTTGTGAAGCACCATCATCATTTTGGTTTGTGACTTCAGACACCGAGGCAGTCTTTCCATACAATGGGCAGATGACACTTCTCTTAAATTCAAATCCATCGTAGAAATTGAAGAATCCAGAAAGAATTTCAGCTAAAAAAGGTAAAATGAGAGTAAACAAAACAGTCATTTTGAAGCATTTTCATCTGAGCAACATTATGTCATTTGGTGTGTAAATACAATGTTCAACCGTGTAAATACAATGTTCAACCGCAAGTCTGATGTGTGATGAGCATTGTATACTTATTGTTTCCGAGCCCTGCCTAAAAATTCTACAGGGTATAATCAGGCAAAGATAAGACTTAGCTGGTGCCAGCAATTGGTAGTTCCTGATATATGGGTAACTTGGGTTTGGGCTTTGAGGGTATACCTTCAGTAATTACACCAAAAATTGAATACCATCAAAACTTAAGAAGAACCAAAGCAGTTGATAACGTTTAACATTGATAGAAATAACACCCTTTGaattaatttgaattttaagaaagaggtaatagaATTACATTATTAATactactattattgttattattaaaaagatttatatGGCGCATTTCCAAAATAgaccaatgcgctttacaataaaaattgaaattaaatacattAGACAGCAAAAAAGCACACACATAAAAAGCACAAGAAACAGCACATTAATGAagtataattataaaaaatttgCAAAACATAAAACCTACGGGGAAAAGCTTtgcaaagaaaacatttaaccAGCAACATTAAAATTCCTTTGGAAAGAAgaggtttttaaaaaattcttaattttattTACATTAGGGGCGCAAAGTCTAGACCCTGAAACAGAAAAAGACTTGTCCCAGAAAGATCTTTTGGTGGACGGTATGGCcatcaggcatgaagcctttctccgGCATCTGATCAGAAATAGATAAGAAATGAAACATAAAGTAGAAGGGTTTACAAACCTTGTGTTTCTGTACTTTCAGACAGGGAGAAAGAAGTGTCTTGAGAGAAAACACTGTCTTGTCCATCTGAAACAAATAAGAAAATCACAATCAGGAACTTTGCTACTTCAAAGCTTGTACAGGGCCCAATctaatagagctgctaagcacacaaaatttgcttagcatgaaatttcgtccttgataaaaacaggattaccaaccaaatttccatttgttgaatattgcttgttataagtactcagctgttgtttgcttatcctgaaaatcacgcgaaaatttggttggtaatcctgtttttatcaaggcaaaagatttcatgctaagcaaattttcatgctaagcagctctattaaattgggctctCGTGACTAATGATTaataagtaggaagaatatcatgcctgtataaaacaatattatatacaaattactcaaaatttagTATACAATATGCTTTCTCAAATTCTACAAGTATTTTGCTCAATTCCTTACCACCAGATTGTTCCAGCTTGGTCACACTTggcaatagagggcgctctctAGCTTGCAGATAGAATAACACCATCAGAGTCAAGGCATAGTTAGTAAGACGAGGCCCAGCTCCTGTGTTTCCTGCCAGTTGACATACTTTAGCCCAGCGGCGTACTgtgaacacaagagggcgcacttgtGGTAGGAGACTGCTGTAGAATTTTAGGAGCTTTGTGTTCTTGAGTGCTAGGCTTATGATGGAAAGGAACAATAATTCAATGATTCAGTTAATTTATTCAAACACACATATATTTCCATACTTCCATGAAAAATATCCACACTTACATGTAATAGGGAGTAAAGCAATActaaagcaaaaaaaacccattaatGGAACCTTAATGGAAACTTgtgttaaataatattaaaaaaatcaagttaTTCATGAATATGAAatagcattttttttaaggataacaAAGTGCTGCAGTGCAATGAGCCATTTTTGAAGTGCGATTTTGAATAGTGACTGGCACAATTACTTGACTGGCCATAAGTGAAAACTCAAATTAGTTCCCCAGACTAAAGACAGTGTTCCTTTTTCAGATCGTTCGAGGCAAGCTTTTGTAAAGCAACCtcaagatgagcaaaccctggtacaaTCGTGCCCTACACACTCAGTCAGATTGGTGTGTAGGTATTCACCGtaatttaatttcttttcaTGTGGTTATGAAACCAAGAACTCTCCAAACAGcagaacttaatcactgtactagccaagaatccaatggagagaagcaaacttaatcactgtactagccaagaacccaatggagagaagcaaacttaatcactgtactagccaagaatccaatggagagaagcaaacttaatcactgtacttgCCAAGAATccaatggagagaagtaaacttaatcactgtactagccaagaacccaatggagagaagtgaacttaatcactgtactagccaagaacccaatggagagaagtaaacttaatcactgtactagccaagaacccaatggagagaagtaaacttaatcactgtactagccaagaacccaatggagagaagtaaacttaatcactgtactagccaagaacccaatggagagaagtaaacttaatcactgtactagtcaagaacccaatggagagaagacaaggaaggaagttccACTTTTAGACTAGAGAGGAAAACCCCATAGAATTAAATCCAGGGAAACCCACCAAGTaaggtaggaactgaaaaccc from Asterias rubens unplaced genomic scaffold, eAstRub1.3, whole genome shotgun sequence includes these protein-coding regions:
- the LOC117306489 gene encoding speckle targeted PIP5K1A-regulated poly(A) polymerase-like, whose protein sequence is MEKSDLIKVRGRNFLCQLCDIKITSEKAVEDHLKGKKHLRLVSLQESRQQQTQRSIFVGGLSRINGEVQLGDYFSKFGDVARIIIDKDKAHFAIVEFKNDESAKSATSVERQVMNGQKIVVRPRQPKANPTPGGSVGSAKSRRCAQKDGHGKGKSSEEQSKQNKELYQALAKEESISAQMSTLVRLTELTEGDVKLRHLVCDLLQSALEELLPGCRVTPFGSSINGFGVQGCDLDIHLELGESLKSVSKTSQDIKETVEESAGPVDDITSPDLTSASPLDILSSVSDVIKRCVPSCYSIHFIPSARLPVVKFTHKESGLQCDVSMNNSLALKNTKLLKFYSSLLPQVRPLVFTVRRWAKVCQLAGNTGAGPRLTNYALTLMVLFYLQARERPLLPSVTKLEQSGDGQDSVFSQDTSFSLSESTETQAEILSGFFNFYDGFEFKRSVICPLYGKTASVSEVTNQNDDGASQRSFKIGSVNIRDPFELWHNVSLNVNEKTLERISTEFTRSATLCRLAYAQGKSLNDENWGLLLLFGASASKTSSLTKCPSEISTESATDNFRFEISPKVTHLPSMFLSDLRTDKVVMWRGAVKQLAFHLLKRVLKFECRWLLSEEAVETPKKPIESSGKEHTVGSDSPLEGTVQASVSECEDAQPRKRCKVDLAEEAFQEATSLQETSEDKKMWDSEKEWLECVVYYPVWLGRRKARRQVKSQDSNQTKTETEQSNTEIAASKDGRSNPRLTSENLMDTAPTDDGTDLKKQVMPIPNKDSHSLATSGEALLTKDRSCDHPPRYQFTGNDLNLETQVTDLIVAEKLQRSPSSITPILRFSLSVVDSNAKGGSGLILLFRSQGGNDANLKEFLHFFEIFFKNMLDQSVITAKSE